aaacaaaattctaGCCTTTTATTGAGAAAATTagaaaatatctttatttctattccATTGAATAGAAGCACAATATAAAACAATCCCTTCAAAGTAAGaaataaatcagtcaaaataaaaacagatcaaGCCACATATCAAacagaacatttaaatgaccgAAACATTGTGAAACTTGTCTTGAAACATTTCAGCGCGTCGGTGACATTCTTCTGATTGGATGTAACCTGGGTGACATCACTTGCTCGGCCGTCTTTGATTGGCTCAGGTGGATTCAGACTTTTCATTCTTGTCCTGATAGAAAACATAAATGAAGGACGAGTCCGAAccaatcaacaaccaatcaatAACCAATCAGTTTGTCCAGTGCATTGAGTcgagtattttttaaatattctatgGGACATTCCTAAACCATATCTTCTAACTTGAAGTTTATAACAAAACCATCAGATCCATCCCTCCAGAGTTGGCTCTGGATTCAGGTCCTTTTGTGGATCTGGTGGAGTAaacaaacatgatgatgatgatggaggcaCTCAACAGTGAACAATAATTGAAGGCAACGTGGTCCAGAAACATCTGACAACAACAAGGAGGAAGAACCCAAGATGGAGGACGACAAGGCACTGAAGAGTCCAGGTCCAGGAGGCTCTACCCCGCCAAAAAGGCAAAGTTGGCCCTCTCAATGTCGGAGATCAGCTTCCTGCTTAGGGTCATCCCCACCATCTGTTCAGATAAAGGCTTGTGAGTGTGGAGCACTGGGACCAGCTCAAGCCCCTCCCCTCAGAGTGGGCTGCCGTGATCCACCAATGAGAGGGGAGAAAGAAGGGCGGGGCATGGCTGGCATACAAGTAAAGACACTTCCACCTCAGAGGCACCAGATGGGGCCAGAAAAACGTTCCGGCCCGGTGACGGTTTGAAGTCAAGACAGTATATTTTACATCGTAATTGTAATGAAAAtgattacaaataaataacatttttggtACCATTACGAATCAGAACTGCAAAAGTTTTGTTACCTGCAGCACAGAGATGACGGCGAAGACGATGGTCACCGTGATGATGTTCCCAGGCAGCCATTCCTCCATCGCAATGACGCAACCTTTGAGATAGATGTGCTCGCCCCACTCTCTCTGGAAGAAAGCAGTGAAACCAGTGACCCCCCAGCTCATCTGTACCTGTAGGACATGCCCACCTGTCCCAACAGGAAGCTAACTATAGAGAAAAGGAAATGCTTTCACCATTGGTCTGTTCCTGGTGTCGTATCCACACTGAGTGTTCACCACAgtgtcctgaacacacacacagaggaatcACTTGTTAATATTCAGGTGTGTGATCGATTGGTGCGATCGATCGGCGATCAACTCACAGCCGGATCCTGGATGCAGCAGGAGAACGGAACGCCGCACCTCTCCCTGCTGAGGTGAGTGTCGTTGCAGCTGAAGTAGACGTTCAGGTCCCAGTCATTCGGTCCCTCAGCTCCGCAGCAGTAGTTCTGATGTGAACAGATGGTACTGGTCCAGCAGGTTTTACAGAACAGACTTCCTGTTCATCTAATGGTGAACTTATTGTCATGGTTTCCGTGTGAAAACAGAGGCTCGGGCGTTACCATCTTCTGCAGAGAGTCGATCAAGTTCTGCAGGTCGATGTCGTCTCTGTAGGCTCGGATGTTCGCCAGGAACAAACTTTTGATCCACTCTCTGAGTTGACCCTGGAAAACAAAGGCCaggaccaccaccaccagctccaGGGTGAAGATGCAGCCGATCACACCGGAAAactgagcagaaaaaaacaagacaaggaTCTTCGCGACGTCCACAAAACACGATTTATTATaaaaagttttgatttttaacGTACAAATTTCAGCAGACAGATGTTTTCTCTCAGCGCTCCGACACAACCAGCAAAGCCCAAGGTGAAGGTGAGACCGCCCACCACCAGGACCAACCAGACGGGGTCAAACCCATGCATCCGGGTCACCTGGGTCAGGTCCATGAGGATTCCCTGCAAAGTGGACCCGTTCAGAACCGGTACTGAAGCTAACATGAACTCATAGTGCGTTTATTCACCTTTTCGCTCCACGCCCACAAACCAGCGGCAATCAAGGCGACGCCGGCCAGCTGAAAACACACCAGCGTTTAGTCAGAGCCCGGGGACAGACGTGCACCGCTCACATCGCATCAAACCAACAGAAACGTGA
This is a stretch of genomic DNA from Antennarius striatus isolate MH-2024 chromosome 11, ASM4005453v1, whole genome shotgun sequence. It encodes these proteins:
- the tspan14 gene encoding tetraspanin-14 isoform X1, with amino-acid sequence MYYYRYENAEVNCCYKYLMFSYNVIFWLAGVALIAAGLWAWSEKGILMDLTQVTRMHGFDPVWLVLVVGGLTFTLGFAGCVGALRENICLLKFFSGVIGCIFTLELVVVVLAFVFQGQLREWIKSLFLANIRAYRDDIDLQNLIDSLQKMNYCCGAEGPNDWDLNVYFSCNDTHLSRERCGVPFSCCIQDPADTVVNTQCGYDTRNRPMREWGEHIYLKGCVIAMEEWLPGNIITVTIVFAVISVLQMVGMTLSRKLISDIERANFAFLAG
- the tspan14 gene encoding tetraspanin-14 isoform X2, coding for MYYYRYENAEVNCCYKYLMFSYNVIFWLAGVALIAAGLWAWSEKGILMDLTQVTRMHGFDPVWLVLVVGGLTFTLGFAGCVGALRENICLLKFFSGVIGCIFTLELVVVVLAFVFQGQLREWIKSLFLANIRAYRDDIDLQNLIDSLQKMNYCCGAEGPNDWDLNVYFSCNDTHLSRERCGVPFSCCIQDPADTVVNTQCGYDTRNRPMREWGEHIYLKGCVIAMEEWLPGNIITVTIVFAVISVLQDKNEKSEST